A window from Jannaschia sp. S6380 encodes these proteins:
- a CDS encoding FUSC family protein, protein MRLPVIGPTQDLDRAQLRDAARLSLQAATGALLTWLALRGFLADELFVGILAAVLIVQPSIGGTMGAAGTRLTASLVGCAVGAACIAIFPPGWATAAGLVTSMAILNAVAVFRPAWTYGIVCAVALSLTEGDAIWWSALERMAAIGIGAVIGVAVVWIVWPDSAEHRFRRHMRSTLDAMADLVDEVAARTARSEAPQNRVDDREVARRLALAEEAADALKLADRDPLQTRLSAAREMRDAIRFLDRAAAVPRDLGQDADLAELLDRFRAAVADRLRAFARDAQPDFDGTVTQAQRDVTRRIEEGRTDDPRSGTVLAFAMDEIDRALAALRDAGDRGDTPDRERA, encoded by the coding sequence ATGCGCCTTCCTGTCATAGGCCCGACCCAAGACCTCGACCGGGCGCAGCTGCGCGACGCGGCCCGGCTGTCGCTACAGGCCGCGACGGGGGCGCTGCTGACCTGGCTGGCGTTGCGCGGATTCCTGGCCGACGAACTCTTCGTGGGCATCCTCGCGGCGGTGTTGATCGTTCAGCCCTCCATCGGCGGAACGATGGGCGCGGCGGGCACGCGACTGACGGCCTCGCTCGTGGGATGCGCGGTCGGGGCCGCCTGCATTGCCATCTTTCCACCGGGCTGGGCGACGGCGGCGGGCCTCGTCACGTCGATGGCAATCCTGAACGCGGTCGCCGTGTTCCGCCCGGCCTGGACCTACGGCATCGTCTGCGCCGTCGCCCTGTCGCTGACCGAGGGCGATGCGATCTGGTGGTCGGCGCTGGAACGCATGGCCGCGATCGGCATCGGCGCCGTCATCGGCGTCGCGGTCGTCTGGATCGTCTGGCCCGACAGCGCCGAGCATCGCTTCCGCCGGCACATGCGCAGCACGCTCGACGCGATGGCCGACCTGGTGGACGAAGTGGCCGCCAGGACCGCGCGCAGCGAGGCGCCGCAGAACCGCGTGGACGACCGCGAGGTTGCCCGCCGCCTCGCCCTGGCCGAGGAGGCGGCCGACGCGCTCAAACTCGCCGATCGCGACCCCCTGCAGACTCGCCTGTCCGCCGCACGCGAGATGCGCGACGCGATCCGATTCCTCGACCGGGCGGCGGCAGTGCCGCGCGACCTCGGGCAGGATGCCGATCTGGCCGAACTCCTCGACCGGTTCCGCGCCGCCGTGGCCGACCGCCTGCGCGCCTTCGCCCGCGACGCGCAGCCCGATTTCGACGGCACCGTGACCCAGGCCCAGCGCGACGTCACCCGGCGGATCGAGGAGGGCCGCACCGACGACCCGCGCAGCGGCACCGTCCTCGCCTTCGCCATGGACGAGATCGACCGCGCCCTGGCCGCCCTGCGCGACGCCGGCGACCGCGGCGACACCCCCGACCGCGAACGCGCCTGA
- a CDS encoding saccharopine dehydrogenase NADP-binding domain-containing protein: MSDHPIHASISGAVVMIGFGSIGRGTLPLIERHFDFDRDRLLVIDPADRACAELEDRGIPHRQVALTPENYRDVLGEVLTPGEGFCVNLSVDTSSLDLMRYCREIGVPYIDTVVEPWAGFYFDTESNAQRTNYALRQAVRDEKARNPGGTTAVSCCGANPGMVSWFVKAALLRLAQDTGGRVETPTTREAWAKLMQRLGVRGIHIAERDTQARRAPRPRDVFVNTWSVEGFIAEGFQPAELGWGTHETWFPENARRHGTGCQAAIWLNRPGAITRVHSWCPTPGPQFGFLVTHNEAISISDYYTVGSGPGPAYRPTCHYAYHPCDDAVLSLHEMFGSGQQQDTHHILTEDEIVTGIDELGVLLFGHERNALWYGSRLSNEEAKRLAPDQNATALQVSSAVLAGMVWALENPGAGIVETDEMDHARCLEIQSPYLGPVEAHYTDWTPLQDRWQHFPENLDESDPWLFRNVLAT; this comes from the coding sequence ATGTCCGACCACCCGATCCATGCAAGCATCTCCGGCGCCGTCGTGATGATCGGGTTCGGCTCCATCGGGCGCGGTACGCTGCCGCTGATCGAACGGCATTTCGATTTCGACCGCGACCGCCTGCTTGTCATCGACCCCGCCGACCGCGCCTGCGCCGAGTTGGAGGATCGCGGCATCCCCCACCGCCAGGTCGCGCTGACGCCCGAGAACTACCGCGACGTGCTGGGCGAGGTGCTGACCCCCGGCGAAGGGTTTTGCGTCAATCTCTCGGTCGACACCTCGTCGCTCGACCTGATGCGCTACTGCCGCGAGATCGGCGTGCCCTATATCGACACCGTCGTCGAACCCTGGGCGGGCTTCTATTTCGATACGGAATCCAATGCGCAGCGCACGAACTACGCCCTGCGCCAGGCGGTGCGGGACGAAAAGGCCCGCAACCCCGGCGGCACCACGGCCGTCTCCTGCTGCGGCGCCAATCCCGGCATGGTCAGCTGGTTCGTCAAGGCAGCACTCCTGCGTCTGGCGCAGGACACCGGCGGCCGCGTCGAGACGCCCACCACGCGCGAAGCCTGGGCCAAGCTGATGCAGCGCCTCGGGGTGAGGGGCATCCACATCGCCGAACGCGACACCCAGGCGCGTCGGGCGCCACGCCCCCGCGACGTCTTCGTCAACACCTGGTCGGTCGAGGGCTTTATCGCCGAAGGGTTCCAGCCGGCGGAGTTGGGCTGGGGCACGCATGAGACATGGTTCCCCGAGAACGCCCGCCGCCACGGCACCGGCTGTCAGGCCGCGATCTGGCTGAACCGCCCCGGCGCGATCACCCGGGTCCATTCCTGGTGCCCGACGCCGGGGCCGCAATTCGGCTTCCTCGTCACCCATAACGAGGCCATCAGCATCTCCGACTACTACACCGTCGGGTCCGGTCCCGGGCCAGCATACCGCCCCACCTGCCACTATGCCTACCATCCCTGCGACGACGCGGTCCTCTCGTTGCACGAGATGTTCGGCTCCGGCCAACAACAGGACACTCACCACATCCTGACCGAGGATGAGATCGTCACCGGTATCGACGAGTTGGGCGTGCTTCTCTTCGGCCACGAAAGGAACGCCCTCTGGTACGGCTCGCGCCTGTCGAACGAGGAGGCGAAGCGCCTCGCCCCCGACCAGAACGCGACCGCGCTACAGGTGTCGAGCGCGGTCCTGGCCGGGATGGTCTGGGCGCTGGAGAACCCCGGCGCCGGCATCGTCGAGACCGACGAGATGGACCATGCCCGCTGCCTCGAGATCCAGTCGCCCTATCTCGGCCCGGTCGAGGCGCATTACACCGACTGGACCCCCCTCCAGGATCGCTGGCAGCACTTCCCCGAGAACCTCGACGAAAGCGATCCCTGGCTGTTCCGGAACGTGCTGGCGACCTGA
- a CDS encoding class I SAM-dependent methyltransferase has protein sequence MSTEPADPLTLRYDAASTLWADKMRLLGYYDAYLGFLSHWAGRAADIRSVADVGAGTGAMAEAWTAVNGPDVDLTLIDPSASMLASGAFALGRRGIEVRRIAAPLSPLMVAPQDAVLAAHVIEHFADPVAALRDMATLLRPGGQLWLVVSKPHWCNAIIWLQWRHRTYDPDRVARLLDAAGFDLEDGYAFPSGPPSRTSRGYLARKRSG, from the coding sequence ATGTCCACCGAACCCGCCGATCCGCTGACGCTGCGCTATGACGCGGCCTCGACCCTCTGGGCCGACAAGATGCGGCTACTTGGCTATTACGACGCGTATCTGGGATTCCTGTCGCACTGGGCGGGCCGCGCCGCCGATATCCGGTCGGTCGCGGATGTGGGGGCTGGCACGGGTGCGATGGCGGAAGCCTGGACGGCGGTGAACGGGCCGGATGTCGACCTGACGTTGATCGATCCATCCGCCTCGATGCTGGCGAGCGGGGCTTTCGCGCTCGGGCGTCGCGGCATCGAGGTCCGGCGCATCGCCGCGCCTCTCTCGCCGTTGATGGTGGCGCCGCAGGATGCGGTCCTGGCCGCCCACGTGATCGAGCATTTCGCCGATCCGGTCGCCGCGCTGCGGGACATGGCGACATTGCTCCGGCCCGGCGGGCAACTCTGGCTGGTCGTATCGAAACCCCATTGGTGCAACGCGATCATATGGCTGCAATGGCGTCACCGGACCTACGACCCGGACCGGGTCGCGCGCCTGCTGGACGCCGCCGGGTTCGACCTGGAGGATGGCTACGCGTTTCCGTCCGGCCCGCCCTCGCGGACGAGCCGGGGTTATCTGGCCAGGAAGCGATCGGGTTGA
- the rpsD gene encoding 30S ribosomal protein S4, translating into MTKRTSAKYKLDRRMGENIWGRSKSPVNRREYGPGQHGQRRKGKMSDFGLQLRAKQKLKGYYGDLTEKQFKRIFAEAARVKGDTGENLIGLLERRLDAVVYRAKFVPTVFAARQFVNHGHVTVNGQRVNIASYRVREGDVIAVRDKSKQLAMVLEASQMAERDVPDYLDVDHSKMTATFVRTPGLSDVPYAVMMEPNLVIEYYAQN; encoded by the coding sequence GTGACCAAACGCACCTCTGCCAAGTACAAGCTCGACCGCCGCATGGGCGAGAACATCTGGGGCCGCTCGAAATCCCCGGTCAACCGCCGCGAATACGGCCCCGGCCAGCACGGTCAGCGCCGCAAGGGCAAGATGTCCGATTTCGGCCTGCAGCTGCGCGCCAAGCAAAAGCTGAAGGGCTACTACGGCGACCTGACCGAAAAGCAGTTCAAGCGCATCTTCGCCGAGGCCGCCCGCGTCAAGGGCGACACCGGCGAGAACCTGATCGGCCTGCTGGAGCGCCGCCTGGACGCCGTCGTCTATCGCGCGAAGTTCGTGCCGACCGTATTCGCCGCCCGCCAGTTCGTGAACCACGGCCACGTCACGGTGAACGGCCAGCGCGTGAACATCGCCTCCTACCGCGTTCGCGAGGGCGACGTGATCGCCGTCCGCGACAAGTCCAAGCAGCTTGCCATGGTGCTCGAAGCCTCGCAGATGGCCGAACGCGACGTCCCCGATTATCTCGACGTCGACCATTCCAAGATGACGGCCACCTTCGTGCGCACCCCGGGCCTATCCGACGTGCCCTACGCCGTGATGATGGAGCCGAACCTGGTCATCGAATACTACGCGCAGAACTGA
- a CDS encoding Hint domain-containing protein yields the protein MLGTCAGAQVISTVQARVDGDIPSTRTPFPTGSIFRWFGAPLRLDGARAALLLSDVQGRTALRTRPPRAAGRLRRARNAVPRPHVAFADEDDEHDPSALILASGQNRWSARAVRTAAGEVLLVFDAGVPPPNTELEVLQSPALPPVRTDRKTVCFTQGTRIDTPEGPRPVEDLSPGAHVLTRDGAAQEVLWTGRRAISGARLFAMPSLRPVRLRAGTVGNAVDLRVSPGHLILWSGTGVRALWSEPEVLVRAQDLVDDRSVTIDHVATEVTYHHILLRDHGLVRADGAWCESFHPGDADLDHLAPADLRALLGHVPGIDADPSAYGPHARRCLSAAELAITRHQGAPRYLA from the coding sequence ATGTTGGGGACATGTGCGGGGGCACAGGTCATTTCCACGGTTCAGGCGCGGGTGGATGGCGATATTCCGTCCACCCGCACGCCCTTTCCCACCGGTTCGATCTTCCGCTGGTTCGGTGCGCCGCTGCGTCTGGACGGCGCCCGCGCGGCCCTGCTGCTCAGCGACGTGCAGGGCCGAACGGCGCTTCGCACACGCCCGCCCCGCGCCGCCGGGCGCCTCAGGCGGGCCCGCAATGCCGTGCCACGACCGCACGTCGCATTCGCCGACGAAGACGACGAACACGACCCTTCCGCGCTCATCCTCGCATCCGGGCAGAACCGGTGGTCGGCGCGGGCCGTACGCACCGCGGCGGGCGAGGTGTTGCTGGTCTTCGACGCGGGCGTGCCGCCGCCGAATACCGAGCTCGAGGTCCTGCAATCGCCTGCGCTTCCTCCGGTGCGCACGGATCGCAAGACGGTCTGCTTCACCCAGGGCACGCGCATCGACACCCCCGAAGGGCCCCGCCCGGTCGAGGACCTGTCGCCCGGCGCCCATGTCCTGACCCGCGATGGCGCCGCGCAGGAGGTTCTCTGGACCGGCAGGCGCGCCATCTCGGGCGCGCGTCTGTTCGCGATGCCGTCGCTGCGCCCGGTTCGCCTGCGCGCGGGCACCGTGGGCAATGCGGTCGATCTGCGCGTCTCGCCGGGGCACCTGATCCTGTGGTCCGGCACGGGAGTCCGCGCCCTCTGGTCCGAGCCCGAGGTGCTGGTCCGCGCGCAGGACCTCGTCGACGACCGCAGCGTCACCATCGATCACGTCGCGACCGAGGTCACCTATCACCACATCCTGTTGCGCGATCACGGTCTGGTTCGCGCCGACGGGGCCTGGTGCGAGAGCTTTCATCCCGGCGACGCGGATCTCGACCATCTCGCGCCGGCCGACCTGCGTGCCCTACTCGGCCACGTGCCGGGCATCGACGCCGATCCAAGCGCCTACGGCCCGCATGCCCGCCGCTGCCTTTCGGCCGCCGAACTGGCCATCACCCGGCACCAGGGGGCGCCGCGCTACCTCGCTTGA
- a CDS encoding lipocalin family protein — MRVPFILLCLAACTQGPVPEPGRTFRDPAAVIASKADLDPARLAGPWYEVARFPPAAPCTTPRVAIRPNGKGFAFDGPCDAGSVGATITGPGRLTFDDGSARWVLWTDAGYRTAILAAPDGSAGRILNRDPALPVDRLRAALEVLDFNGFQTDALIFAGPP; from the coding sequence ATGCGCGTGCCGTTCATCCTGCTTTGTCTCGCCGCCTGCACCCAAGGCCCCGTGCCCGAGCCGGGTCGCACTTTCCGCGACCCGGCCGCCGTGATCGCATCCAAGGCCGATCTCGACCCCGCACGTCTCGCCGGCCCCTGGTACGAGGTCGCGCGCTTCCCCCCGGCCGCGCCCTGCACCACGCCGCGCGTCGCGATCCGGCCGAACGGCAAGGGCTTCGCCTTCGACGGACCCTGCGACGCCGGGTCGGTGGGTGCCACGATCACCGGGCCCGGGCGGCTGACCTTCGATGATGGGTCGGCCCGCTGGGTCCTGTGGACGGATGCCGGTTATCGCACCGCGATCTTGGCCGCCCCCGACGGGTCGGCGGGGCGAATTCTGAACCGGGATCCCGCCCTTCCGGTCGACCGGTTGCGCGCCGCGCTGGAGGTTCTCGACTTCAACGGCTTCCAGACCGATGCGCTAATTTTCGCCGGTCCTCCGTAA
- the pdeM gene encoding ligase-associated DNA damage response endonuclease PdeM, with protein sequence MNGHAFTFAGERLVARPSGALHWPAAGLLVVSDLHLGKSERMARRGGALLPPYEVLDTLTRLDADIAATEPAAVISLGDAFDDMEAAAALDPSFRDWIARMVAGRDWTWVTGNHDPAPTGLGGHAADGVTCGALTFRHIATDDGTFEVSGHYHPKASLSVRGRPVSRPCFLRDQRRLIMPAYGTYTGGLRSRDRALSDLMGAGARAILAGMPMVEIPMPR encoded by the coding sequence ATGAACGGGCATGCCTTCACATTCGCCGGCGAACGGCTGGTCGCGCGGCCCTCGGGCGCGCTGCACTGGCCCGCCGCCGGGTTGCTGGTCGTCAGCGACCTGCATCTGGGCAAGTCCGAACGCATGGCGCGTCGCGGCGGCGCCCTTCTGCCGCCCTACGAGGTGCTGGACACGCTGACCCGGCTCGACGCCGACATCGCCGCGACCGAACCCGCCGCCGTGATCTCGCTGGGCGACGCCTTCGACGACATGGAGGCCGCCGCCGCGCTCGATCCGTCCTTCCGCGACTGGATCGCGCGGATGGTGGCCGGGCGCGACTGGACCTGGGTCACCGGCAACCACGACCCCGCGCCCACCGGCCTCGGCGGGCATGCGGCCGACGGTGTGACCTGCGGTGCGCTGACCTTCCGCCACATTGCCACCGACGACGGCACGTTCGAGGTGTCGGGCCACTACCATCCCAAGGCGTCGCTGTCGGTGCGCGGCCGCCCGGTTTCGCGCCCCTGCTTCCTGCGCGATCAACGGCGGCTGATCATGCCGGCCTACGGCACCTATACCGGGGGCCTGCGGTCGCGCGACCGCGCGCTGTCCGACCTCATGGGCGCCGGCGCGCGCGCGATCCTCGCCGGAATGCCGATGGTCGAGATCCCGATGCCGCGCTAG
- a CDS encoding ligase-associated DNA damage response DEXH box helicase yields the protein MDHAAQPTDLPPALADFFTRRHWSLHPHQTQMLARKDAPALLLIAPTGGGKTLAGFLPTLVELSDGAHDGLHTLYVSPLKALANDIKRNLRTPIEEAGLPIRVEDRTGDTGQTQRKRQRADPPHILLTTPESLALMISYPDAARTFAGLKRVVLDEIHALAENKRGDQLMLALSRLQTLAPGLRRVGLSATVDDPAVIAHYLARHPDPCPILHADPGPAPDIAILPTTEAPPWAGAGGRYAIPDVLAEVRRHNTTLIFHNTRAQAEIFFHNLWLANEDDLPIGIHHGALSKEARQRVEAAMVAGDLKAIVATGSLDLGIDWGDVDLVIQVGAPKKVKQLVQRIGRANHRYNAPSKARLIPANRFEVIECVAALDAVRAGELDGDLRLDGPRDVLCQHIACVACAGDFRADTLFAEVKTVGPYSTLTRAAFDECLEFVATGGYALRAYDRYQRLKEREPGLWGLRDPRAARQIRMNLGTIIDTDMLKVRFKGRGGFPLGEIEEGFANTLSSGDTFLMAGQVVRFENLREMIVEVSPRPNKEPRIATYIGYKWATSVQLADRIQRLLHDRAFDGLPDHTRDWLELQDARSRMPEPGRLLVETFPRDGRHHLCFYGFAGRNAHQTLSLLITKGMEEAGLEPLTFVCTDYAALITGLKPVRDIRPFLQHDGLHEALESWLAGNAVMKRTFRNAAIIAGLIDRNFPGKRSSGKQATFSSDILYDTLHRYDPGHLMLKITEEEAMRGHIDFGRVDLLLETVGDRIDQVHLDRVTPLAAPLFLERGIVPIKGRAESRLIEEEAAKLLAEAGLDPE from the coding sequence ATGGATCACGCCGCGCAACCCACCGACCTGCCGCCCGCGTTGGCCGACTTCTTCACGCGGCGGCACTGGTCGCTGCACCCGCATCAGACCCAGATGCTCGCGCGCAAGGACGCACCCGCGCTCCTGCTGATCGCGCCCACGGGCGGCGGCAAGACGCTGGCCGGGTTCCTGCCCACGCTTGTCGAGCTGTCGGACGGGGCGCATGATGGGCTGCACACGCTCTACGTCTCGCCGCTCAAGGCGCTTGCCAACGACATCAAGCGCAATCTGCGCACCCCGATCGAGGAAGCTGGCCTTCCCATTCGCGTCGAGGACCGCACAGGCGACACCGGCCAGACGCAACGCAAGCGCCAGCGCGCCGACCCGCCGCATATCCTGCTGACGACGCCGGAATCGCTCGCGCTGATGATCTCCTACCCCGATGCGGCACGCACCTTCGCCGGGCTGAAGCGCGTCGTCCTCGACGAGATCCACGCGCTCGCCGAGAACAAGCGCGGCGATCAACTGATGCTCGCCCTCTCCCGCCTGCAGACGCTCGCCCCCGGCCTGCGCCGCGTCGGCCTGTCGGCCACCGTCGACGACCCCGCCGTCATCGCGCATTACCTCGCACGCCATCCCGACCCCTGCCCCATCCTGCATGCCGATCCCGGCCCCGCCCCCGACATCGCGATCCTGCCGACGACCGAGGCCCCGCCCTGGGCCGGCGCGGGCGGGCGCTACGCCATCCCCGACGTCCTGGCCGAGGTCCGGCGCCACAACACCACGCTGATCTTCCACAACACCCGCGCCCAGGCGGAGATCTTCTTCCACAACCTCTGGCTCGCCAACGAGGACGACCTGCCCATCGGCATTCATCACGGCGCGCTGTCGAAGGAAGCCCGCCAACGGGTCGAGGCGGCCATGGTCGCGGGCGACCTCAAGGCCATCGTCGCCACCGGATCGCTCGATCTCGGCATCGACTGGGGCGACGTGGACCTCGTGATCCAGGTCGGCGCCCCGAAGAAGGTCAAGCAACTGGTCCAGCGGATCGGCCGCGCCAACCACCGCTACAACGCGCCCTCCAAGGCTCGCCTGATCCCCGCCAACCGGTTCGAGGTCATCGAATGCGTCGCGGCCCTCGACGCGGTGCGGGCGGGCGAACTCGACGGCGATCTGCGCCTCGACGGGCCGCGCGACGTCTTGTGCCAGCACATCGCCTGCGTGGCCTGCGCCGGCGATTTCCGGGCCGACACGCTCTTCGCCGAAGTGAAGACCGTCGGTCCCTACTCGACCCTGACCCGCGCGGCCTTCGACGAATGCCTCGAATTCGTGGCCACCGGCGGCTACGCCCTGCGCGCCTATGACCGGTATCAACGTTTGAAGGAACGCGAACCCGGCCTCTGGGGCCTGCGCGATCCGCGCGCGGCGCGTCAGATCCGAATGAACCTGGGCACGATCATCGACACCGACATGCTCAAGGTGCGCTTCAAGGGCCGCGGCGGTTTCCCCCTGGGCGAGATCGAGGAGGGGTTCGCCAACACCCTCTCCTCCGGCGACACCTTCCTGATGGCCGGTCAGGTCGTCCGCTTCGAGAACCTGCGCGAGATGATCGTCGAGGTCAGCCCCCGGCCCAACAAGGAACCAAGGATCGCGACCTATATCGGCTATAAGTGGGCGACCTCGGTGCAGCTCGCCGACCGGATCCAGCGGCTGTTGCACGACCGCGCGTTCGACGGCCTGCCCGACCACACCCGCGACTGGCTGGAATTGCAGGACGCGCGCTCCCGCATGCCCGAACCCGGCCGCCTGCTGGTCGAAACGTTCCCCCGCGACGGACGCCATCACCTTTGCTTCTACGGCTTCGCGGGCCGGAACGCGCACCAGACCCTGTCGCTCCTGATCACGAAGGGGATGGAGGAGGCGGGGTTGGAGCCGCTGACCTTCGTCTGCACCGACTACGCCGCGCTGATCACGGGGCTGAAGCCGGTCCGCGACATCCGCCCGTTCCTGCAACATGACGGCCTGCACGAGGCGCTCGAAAGCTGGCTGGCCGGCAATGCCGTGATGAAGCGCACCTTCCGCAACGCCGCGATCATCGCCGGCTTGATCGACCGCAATTTCCCCGGCAAGCGCAGCAGCGGCAAGCAGGCGACCTTCTCCTCCGACATCCTCTACGACACGCTGCACCGCTACGACCCCGGCCACCTGATGCTCAAGATCACGGAGGAGGAGGCGATGCGCGGCCATATCGACTTCGGCCGGGTGGACCTGCTGCTGGAAACGGTGGGCGACCGGATCGACCAGGTGCATCTGGATCGCGTGACCCCGCTCGCGGCACCCCTGTTCCTCGAACGGGGCATCGTGCCGATCAAGGGTCGCGCCGAATCCCGCCTGATCGAGGAGGAGGCCGCGAAGCTGCTGGCCGAGGCGGGCCTCGACCCCGAATGA